In Porites lutea chromosome 7, jaPorLute2.1, whole genome shotgun sequence, a single window of DNA contains:
- the LOC140944823 gene encoding uncharacterized protein, with amino-acid sequence MKIICAGMPKTGTKSISKALRYLGFTVFDWEEQTLDFLDHWVDVYQNGAQPDVQRVFQNADAVVDFPGNFFWEEILEAFPDSKVILSEREEVSWVKSLENHLRLREMERSSNFYRVKLSPTARKMDRVLYPHINAILGSANRKSACVSRKRYRMHNHRVKSLVPPEKLLVYNVKQGWKPLCEFLGCEVPKVAFPHENIKGEMVKFFLSETRYGRQVKWEMHRATSIILSIITVILAAIFAIIFFSAG; translated from the coding sequence ATGAAGATAATTTGTGCAGGCATGCCCAAAACTGGTACTAAATCCATCTCCAAAGCTTTGCGATACCTTGGATTCACGGTCTTTGATTGGGAAGAGCAGACCTTGGATTTCTTGGACCACTGGGTCGATGTTTATCAAAATGGTGCCCAGCCGGATGTTCAGAGAGTCTTCCAAAATGCTGATGCAGTCGTTGATTTTCCTGGAAACTTTTTCTGGGAGGAAATACTGGAAGCTTTTCCTGACAGTAAAGTAATTTTAAGCGAGCGAGAAGAGGTTTCTTGGGTTAAAAGTTTAGAAAACCATCTTAGACTGCGTGAAATGGAGAGATCGAGTAATTTCTACCGCGTCAAGTTATCGCCAACCGCAAGAAAGATGGATCGCGTTCTGTATCCACATATTAACGCTATTCTTGGCTCTGCAAACCGCAAGTCAGCTTGTGTTTCGCGTAAGCGATATCGCATGCACAATCATCGTGTTAAGTCGCTTGTTCCACCAGAGAAGCTGTTGGTGTACAAcgtaaagcaaggttggaaaccGCTATGTGAGTTTTTGGGCTGCGAGGTTCCAAAGGTTGCCTTCCCGCATGAAAATATCAAAGGTGAAatggtaaaattttttttatccgaGACAAGATATGGACGACAGGTGAAGTGGGAAATGCACAGAGCAACATCTATTATCCTATCTATCATAACAGTAATTCTGGCCGCAATTTTTGccattatatttttttcggcTGGTTGA
- the LOC140944824 gene encoding uncharacterized protein yields the protein MGLKFTLNERLETIQKLDETILENSKGRDIEKEVEDCGEFCAKVYRILARIDLSLEDAKNSAHVGTSPSFSQINNNVKSNEGAKVKLPKLELKSFSGNYEEWQSFWDTFESAVNRNTDISRIQKFTYLKSCVTGAAESAITGLPLTEDNYETAIDILRDRFGKPQLLISNHMDALLKLPIVSSVHETKKLRDLFDKIEINIRSLKALGIESESFGNLLVPVVMEKIPSELRLIISRKFGSKETWDLDVLLNALKSELEARERCNAVKTSSPTNSNPRFDQHKGRFKQPLSSSALYAGSEECTLQCVFCKKNHKFITCRTITEPKARRTILRRSGRCFVCLKAGHITPGCQSKAKCFNCGARHHVTICENPKKPVQPSSSGAELASLSRSESSQERSSDVRTSTMHVGSNNNSILLQTAQAFVSRPDNQGTGMYTQVIFDSCSQRSYITSKTREQLKLPTVGKKTLLIKTFGDNSAAVKECDIVQLCIRTIDAMSVYVTAYVVPVICSPVSNQEIQSAVECYPYLQGLQLACGAVNGTVSVDLLIGADHYWSFFTGGIIRGDPSGPVALETKLGWVLSGPAAVPALTESCTVNLSATHVLKIESADISHVQDDLQKFWDLETLGIRDTETSVHDKFSNEIRFTGEGYQVKLPFKDNHPMLSDNYTNASRRLATVIKKLKTQPEILEQYDQVIKEQLESGVVEEVRQDQVLEPGNVHYLPDRGVVRLDRDTTKVRVVYDASFKVFGPSLNDCLHVGPSLNPLLLDILLRFRVHEVAVTADIEKAFLNIEIDPEHRDFLRFLWVDDVDKESPEIKLLRFTRVVFGVNASPFILNATIRHHVNTCMLNDNAFALELLKSLYVDDFVSGAKDVNNAFSLSKEIKLCLKSGGFNMRKWNSNSASLLQSLKQDSAFVGDFAINSKECVQEEDESFSKSVFKQGTEKEQKVLGMLWNPKQDELIYDLNKILEGVDVQPATRRLILSTATRFFDPLGLISPVILPFKIRFQKLCKAQRDWDELVDTELNQEWLSTLSDLRLAGRVSFKRCYAEGLGGNEVKSLQFHCFADASEKAYGAVVYMRVEYESRVECEVVASKTRVAPLDKQTIPRLELLSNLTASRLVKSVSQALENVVRVDDVVNWTDSLISLWWIRNANKEYKQFVENRVSEIRRNAPPEQWRYCPTSENPADIASRGIKATALKESRLWLHGPEFLSKESAYWPVQPGKVQAKEEFCELKSAKPTVSSLLNTCTEKQEVNLESIINPESYSSPTKLIRVTSLVLLFVKKLKRRRDGSSDQEESLQVYKQAEKKWIKHVQKCILNSDKYQQMKSTLGLYQDSEGVVRCQGRIGLSSLPYDTKFPVLLPREHVVSMGVVKSLITGRDGYHRGAVVRVRSGDRIVEMTRPLNRLYPVEVESQVREERQNRNTDFPITFVGNAEQEHVSEH from the coding sequence ATGGGACTGAAATTCACCCTCAATGAAAGGCTAGAAACTATCCAAAAGCTGGACGAAACAATTCTGGAAAATAGTAAGGGGAGAGACATTGAGAAAGAAGTCGAGGATTGTGGTGAGTTTTGTGCAAAAGTTTACCGTATTTTGGCTAGAATTGACTTGAGTTTAGAGGATGCTAAAAATAGCGCACACGTGGGAACTTCACCAAGCTTCAGTCAAATTAATAACAATGTCAAAAGCAATGAGGGCGCGAAAGTGAAGCTACCTAAACTAGAACTAAAGTCATTTTCAGGCAACTACGAGGAATGGCAGAGTTTTTGGGACACTTTCGAATCTGCGGTTAACAGAAACACTGACATTTCAAGAATCCAAAAATTCACCTATTTGAAGAGTTGTGTGACAGGCGCAGCCGAATCTGCAATTACTGGGTTGCCACTCACCGAAGATAATTACGAAACTGCCATTGATATACTTAGAGATAGATTTGGTAAACCACAGCTGTTGATTTCTAACCACATGGACGCTTTGTTGAAATTGCCAATAGTCAGTTCAGTGCATGAAACGAAGAAACTCCGTGATTTGTTTGACAAGATTGAGATAAACATTCGAAGTTTGAAGGCACTAGGCATCGAATCAGAGTCCTTTGGAAATTTATTAGTTCCAGTTGTAATGGAGAAAATTCCCTCAGAGTTGAGATTAATCATCAGTCGCAAGTTTGGCAGTAAAGAAACTTGGGACCTTGATGTCCTGTTAAATGCACTGAAATCTGAGTTGGAGGCAAGAGAAAGGTGTAATGCAGTGAAAACAAGTAGTCCAACCAATTCTAACCCTAGATTTGACCAGCATAAGGGAAGATTCAAACAGCCCCTTTCCTCATCTGCACTTTATGCGGGCAGTGAAGAATGTACTCTGCAATGTGTcttttgcaagaaaaatcaCAAGTTCATCACCTGTAGAACCATTACTGAACCAAAGGCTAGAAGAACTATACTGAGACGAAGTGGCaggtgttttgtttgtttgaaagcAGGGCATATTACACCAGGTTGTCAGTCAAAGGCCAAATGTTTTAATTGTGGAGCTAGACATCATGTGACTATCTGTGAAAACCCTAAGAAGCCTGTCCAACCTAGTAGTTCAGGAGCTGAATTAGCATCACTTAGTAGATCTGAATCTTCCCAGGAGAGATCCAGCGATGTCAGAACATCAACAATGCATGTTGGAAGCAATAATAACTCTATACTGTTGCAGACTGCCCAAGCCTTTGTTTCTAGACCAGATAATCAAGGAACTGGAATGTATACTCAAGTCATTTTTGACTCTTGTAGCCAGAGATCTTATATAACCAGTAAGACACGTGAGCAGTTAAAATTACCTACTGTTGGTAAGAAAACCTTGCTAATCAAAACATTTGGTGACAATTCAGCAGCTGTAAAGGAATGTGACATTGTGCAATTGTGCATCAGAACAATAGATGCAATGAGTGTGTACGTCACTGCTTACGTTGTACCAGTAATATGCAGTCCAGTATCAAACCAAGAAATTCAAAGTGCAGTAGAATGCTATCCATACCTTCAAGGGCTACAGCTTGCATGTGGAGCTGTTAATGGAACAGTTAGTGTTGACTTACTAATAGGAGCAGATCACTACTGGTCTTTCTTTACTGGAGGAATTATCAGGGGAGATCCATCTGGACCTGTAGCTCTTGAGACCAAGTTGGGATGGGTACTGTCAGGACCAGCTGCAGTTCCAGCATTGACAGAGTCATGCACAGTTAACCTAAGTGCTACACATGTTTTGAAAATTGAGTCAGCTGACATCAGCCATGTGCAAGATGATTTGCAGAAATTTTGGGACTTGGAAACCTTAGGCATAAGGGACACTGAAACTTCAGTTCATGACAAGTTTTCAAATGAGATAAGATTCACTGGTGAAGGATACCAAGTCAAGCTACCATTCAAGGATAATCACCCTATGCTGTCAGATAATTATACAAATGCATCACGAAGGTTGGCAACTGTGATTAAGAAGCTTAAGACCCAACCAGAAATACTGGAACAATATGATCAAGTGATTAAGGAGCAATTAGAAAGTGGAGTAGTTGAAGAAGTGCGGCAAGATCAAGTCCTAGAACCTGGAAATGTACATTACCTCCCAGACAGGGGAGTTGTGAGACTTGACAGAGATACAACAAAGGTGAGAGTTGTATATGATGCCTCATTCAAGGTGTTTGGACCAAGCTTAAATGACTGTCTGCATGTCGGACCTTCATTAAATCCTCTTCTACTGGACATTTTGCTGAGATTTAGAGTTCATGAAGTTGCTGTAACTGCTGATATTGAGAAAGCATTTTTGAATATTGAGATTGATCCAGAACACAGAGACTTTTTACGCTTTCTATGGGTAGATGATGTCGATAAGGAATCACCTGAGATTAAGTTACTTCGCTTTACAAGAGTTGTATTTGGAGTGAATGCTAGCCCCTTCATTCTCAATGCTACTATCAGACACCATGTTAATACTTGTATGCTGAATGACAATGCATTCGCACTTGAACTTTTGAAGTCTTTGTATGTAGATGACTTCGTTTCTGGGGCCAAGGATGTGAACAATGCCTTTTCTTTGTCGAAGGAGATAAAACTCTGTCTCAAATCAGGAGGGTTCAATATGAGGAAGTGGAATAGCAACTCAGCAAGTCTTTTGCAATCCCTGAAACAAGATTCAGCCTTCGTTGGAGACTTTGCTATAAACAGTAAAGAATGTGTTCAAGAGGAAGATGAGAGTTTCTCAAAGTCAGTTTTTAAGCAAGGTACTGAGAAAGAGCAGAAGGTCTTGGGAATGCTTTGGAACCCTAAACAAGATGAACTGATCTATGACTTGAATAAGATATTGGAGGGTGTGGACGTTCAGCCAGCTACAAGGAGACTGATTCTCAGTACTGCTACGAGATTCTTTGATCCCTTGGGGTTAATATCTCCAGTTATTCTACCCTTCAAGATTAGGTTTCAAAAACTGTGCAAGGCACAAAGGGACTGGGACGAGTTAGTGGATACCGAACTCAACCAAGAGTGGTTGTCAACTTTGTCAGACCTAAGACTAGCTGGAAGAGTGAGTTTTAAAAGGTGTTATGCTGAAGGTCTCGGTGGGAATGAAGTTAAATCGCTCcaatttcattgttttgcagATGCGTCGGAAAAGGCGTACGGAGCCGTTGTTTACATGAGAGTAGAATATGAGTCAAGAGTAGAATGTGAGGTTGTGGCGTCAAAAACCCGAGTAGCTCCGTTGGATAAGCAAACCATACCGCGTCTAGAACTGTTGTCTAACCTTACTGCGTCAAGATTGGTGAAGAGTGTGAGTCAAGCTTTAGAAAACGTTGTGAGAGTTGATGACGTAGTCAATTGGACGGATTCTCTGATTTCTTTGTGGTGGATTAGGAACGCTAATAAGGAATACAAGCAATTTGTGGAGAATCGCGTGAGCGAAATCAGACGAAATGCACCACCTGAGCAATGGAGGTACTGTCCTACGTCAGAAAACCCGGCTGACATTGCATCAAGAGGAATTAAAGCCACTGCACTCAAAGAAAGTAGGTTGTGGCTACATGGTCCAGAATTCCTGTCTAAGGAAAGTGCCTACTGGCCAGTCCAGCCTGGAAAGGTGCAAGCCAAGGAAGAGTTCTGCGAATTGAAATCAGCCAAACCTACAGTCTCCAGCTTATTGAACACGTGTACCGAAAAACAAGAAGTAAATCTGGAGAGCATCATCAATCCTGAATCCTACAGTTCCCCGACGAAGCTCATAAGGGTTACTTCACTTGTGTTGctatttgtcaaaaaattgaaaagaagaagGGACGGATCAAGTGATCAAGAAGAATCCTTGCAAGTGTACAAGCAAGCTGAGAAGAAGTGGATTAAACACGTTCAAAAGTGTATCCTGAACAGTGACAAGTACCAGCAAATGAAGTCGACTCTGGGACTTTATCAGGACAGTGAAGGTGTAGTCAGATGTCAAGGAAGAATAGGTCTGTCGTCGTTACCCTATGATACCAAATTTCCTGTGCTTCTGCCTAGAGAACATGTAGTAAGTATGGGAGTCGTCAAATCTCTCATTACAGGACGAGATGGTTACCACAGAGGAGCTGTTGTAAGAGTGCGTAGTGGAGATCGAATCGTGGAAATGACAAGACCCCTAAATAGGCTTTACCCTGTAGAAGTCGAATCACAAGTGCGGGAAGAGCGTCAGAACAGAAACACTGATTTCCCTATTACCTTCGTGGGAAATGCTGAACAGGAACATGTTAGTGAACATTAA
- the LOC140942632 gene encoding carotenoid-cleaving dioxygenase, mitochondrial-like, protein MSAEPDHSCLFQSVNERPEQIKAEIRGDLPSWLKGTLIRNGPGKFECGDIPFNHWFDGQGLLHRFHIADGHVMYSNKFVRSESYADSINHGDSYRVEFGTYVPPDPCKNIFASFFSFFWASDLPADNTLVNVFMMKDKMYATTESNFLYEIDPKTLDTLKRVDITTEFPGEVTINSATAHPHQTSDGSVINISTTYGRDSTYKIIQIPPSSGKADEKPLEGGKVLCTISPTSGLGYFHSFCLTDNYVVVTEQPLMINIWRALTRRFFSSWFENWLYWDANQLVRFHIIDRKDGNRVGVFTAEPFFVFHHINAFERDEKIYLDACCYHDNSIIKQLYLKNLRSPAEPGQKKLDVPDVRRYEIPLGELYDADTEKPLHKGSDGLDYSSLYSGIELPRINYEEFNGKPYRFVYGVALSTHTTFRKLIKLNVETRKFVEWQEWGAYPSEPVFVKAPDGKAEDDGVILSCVINPKDQTTSLVVLDAKELKELGRGVIQGVTPANFHGLFQ, encoded by the exons ATGTCTGCCGAACCAGACCACTCCTGCCTATTCCAATCAGTTAATGAACGACCTGAACAGATCAAGGCAGAGATAAGAGGTGACCTCCCCTCATGGCTCAAGGGTACCTTGATAAGGAATGGACCTGGTAAATTTGAGTGCGGTGACATCCCATTTAATCATTGGTTTGATGGTCAAGGACTTTTGCACCGCTTTCATATAGCAGACGGTCACGTGATGTACAGTAACAAGTTCGTGCGAAGCGAAAGTTATGCAGACTCGATAAATCATGGAGATTCGTATCGTGTAGAGTTTGGAACATATGTTCCCCCAGACCCTTGCAAGAACATCTTTGCTAgctttttctcgttcttttGGGCAAGCGACCTTCCCGCAGATAACACTCTTGTCAACGTGTTTATGATGAAAGATAAGATGTATGCAACAACAGAATCCAACTTTTTGTATGAGATCGATCCAAAGACCCTGGACACGTTAAAGAGGGTGGACATCACCACTGAATTTCCAG GTGAAGTTACAATAAATTCGGCCACTGCTCATCCGCACCAGACCTCCGACGGTTCAGTCATCAATATCTCCACCACATATGGCCGAGACTCCACTTACAAAATCATCCAAATACCGCCCTCCTCGGGAAAAGCAGACGAGAAGCCTCTGGAAGGTGGTAAAGTTCTTTGCACCATTTCCCCTACAAGTGGGCTAGGGTACTTTCATAGCTTCTGCCTCACCGATAATTACGTTGTTGTGACCGAACAACCGCTTATGATCAACATATGGAGAGCTCTTACCCGCAGATTCTTCTCATCATGGTTTGAAAATTGGCTTTACTGGGATGCAAACCAGCTGGTCAGATTCCATATTATCGACAGGAAAGATGGCAACCGTGTGGGTGTCTTCACAGCGGAACCATTTTTCGTTTTCCATCACATCAACGCGTTCGAAAGAGATGAGAAGATCTATCTTGATGCCTGCTGTTACCATGACAACTCGATTATAAAACAGTTGTACCTTAAAAACTTGCGCTCACCTGCAGAACCAGGTCAGAAGAAGTTGGATGTCCCTGATGTACGTCGTTATGAAATTCCATTGGGGGAACTTTATGACGCTGACACAGAGAAACCACTGCATAAGGGGAGTGACGGGCTGGATTATTCCTCACTGTACTCAGGAATTGAGTTGCCCAGAATAAATTACGAGGAGTTCAACGGTAAACCTTACAG GTTTGTGTATGGAGTGGCCTTGTCCACCCATACGACGTTTCGAAAACTGATCAAACTTAATGTTGAGACCAGGAAATTTGTGGAATGGCAGGAGTGGGGTGCCTATCCATCTGAGCCTGTGTTTGTCAAAGCGCCTGATGGGAAGGCAGAGGATGACGGTGTCATCTTGTCATGCGTGATCAACCCTAAGGACCAGACCACGTCTCTGGTGGTGCTAGATGCGAAAGAACTTAAGGAACTTGGTCGAGGTGTGATTCAAGGAGTTACTCCAGCCAATTTCCATGGCTTATTTCAGTAA